A region from the Thermodesulforhabdaceae bacterium genome encodes:
- the dacB gene encoding D-alanyl-D-alanine carboxypeptidase/D-alanyl-D-alanine-endopeptidase, which yields MHCHSAFLLLCRGKIAFHCVSSKDSSYVVHTERKVFTNALAILTIFFVLALNVCAWAGENALFSPVASQIFSREWATAKAEIGGSARVCGIEIRRLPDGHVVFAENNHVPLVAASLTKVLTSLAALKKLGPNHVFKVELRGQKPQGGVIPGNLYVFSNGNPLWFSRDVKSCIETFVTSTGVKTIQGNVIVDQRFFSPSTEQLCLDGKCYRSYNPTISAVAVDFNNLVVTVYPGAKVGDKPNVAWGESWSVPIPIRNSAKTVSAKQGTALSFRLVSESGNLVGVLAGRISIKDKCGKTFSVKLSDPSRVIAGGVKNLLMAGGVRFGGRPVSVQEESVTTLFSCRTPTLADVLHGINRHSNNFMAEMLLRHLGGEVLGAPGTREKGTRVVAGVLQEIGIPSQEFYLDSGSGLSYTTKASPATFGAALSYLYRDPVFQTPFLASLAESGREGTLKRHWAGMPFRVKGKTGTLANAVGFSGYVFWNDNAAPFAVTYICNNVSATWKVRQAMDKFVWKSVMALKKMP from the coding sequence ATGCACTGTCATTCTGCGTTCTTACTCCTATGTCGAGGGAAAATCGCATTTCATTGTGTTTCTTCGAAAGATAGCTCATACGTTGTTCACACAGAAAGGAAAGTTTTTACCAACGCCTTGGCTATTTTGACCATTTTTTTCGTGCTGGCTCTAAATGTATGTGCCTGGGCAGGGGAAAATGCTCTTTTTAGCCCGGTGGCGTCACAGATATTTTCTCGCGAATGGGCGACGGCAAAGGCTGAAATTGGAGGAAGCGCTCGAGTTTGTGGAATCGAAATTAGACGACTTCCTGATGGACATGTTGTTTTCGCCGAAAATAACCATGTTCCACTGGTTGCTGCATCTCTTACTAAGGTTCTGACATCGCTTGCCGCGCTTAAGAAGTTGGGACCTAATCATGTGTTTAAAGTGGAACTACGAGGACAAAAGCCGCAGGGGGGAGTGATTCCCGGAAATCTCTATGTGTTCAGCAATGGCAATCCCTTGTGGTTTTCAAGAGATGTGAAAAGTTGTATCGAGACTTTTGTAACTTCCACGGGGGTGAAGACAATACAGGGAAATGTTATTGTGGATCAGAGATTTTTCTCTCCCTCGACTGAACAACTCTGCCTGGATGGAAAATGCTACAGATCATATAATCCCACCATTTCAGCGGTGGCGGTTGATTTTAATAACCTGGTTGTCACAGTCTATCCAGGAGCAAAAGTCGGTGATAAGCCTAACGTTGCCTGGGGAGAATCCTGGAGCGTGCCGATACCTATCAGGAATAGTGCAAAAACAGTATCGGCAAAGCAGGGGACGGCTTTGTCCTTCAGGCTGGTTTCTGAATCTGGAAATCTTGTTGGGGTGCTCGCCGGAAGAATCTCCATTAAAGATAAGTGTGGCAAGACTTTTTCAGTAAAGCTAAGTGATCCTTCCAGGGTAATTGCCGGGGGAGTAAAGAACCTTCTTATGGCTGGTGGAGTGCGATTTGGGGGAAGACCTGTGTCGGTTCAAGAAGAATCGGTGACCACACTATTTTCGTGCCGAACACCTACTCTGGCTGATGTGCTCCACGGTATCAACCGTCACAGTAATAACTTTATGGCTGAAATGCTTCTTCGTCACCTGGGTGGAGAAGTGCTGGGGGCGCCTGGAACCAGAGAAAAGGGAACAAGGGTGGTGGCTGGCGTTTTGCAGGAAATAGGCATTCCCTCTCAGGAGTTTTATCTGGATTCGGGGTCTGGACTGAGCTACACAACTAAGGCAAGCCCGGCAACATTTGGTGCTGCACTTTCGTATCTTTACCGAGATCCGGTTTTCCAAACGCCCTTCCTAGCTTCTCTTGCAGAAAGTGGCAGGGAAGGAACCTTGAAACGCCACTGGGCTGGGATGCCTTTCAGGGTTAAAGGCAAAACCGGGACTCTTGCTAACGCTGTAGGGTTTTCGGGTTACGTTTTCTGGAATGACAATGCTGCGCCGTTTGCAGTGACCTACATCTGTAACAATGTCTCGGCAACCTGGAAGGTGAGGCAAGCGATGGATAAGTTTGTGTGGAAATCGGTGATGGCTTTGAAGAAAATGCCCTGA
- the aroA gene encoding 3-phosphoshikimate 1-carboxyvinyltransferase, which yields MTDIVKEIIPCDHKVSGVVSLPGSKSMTHRAMLMAALADGPSTILNPLRSEDTLYTAQALEQLGCKLEWILEKEEIKLRISPLPVNERKSNAELVRLFVGNSGTTMRLLLGFLGAVRGCFVLDGSARMRERPVGPVAESMSQLGVRCRFLEKDGYPPVEVFSQGLNGGHVLVDARKSSQFLSAVLIAAPRASSDVIVKWLEPVASFPYVVMTLRMMKERGIEIRELSYNELLIPAPQTYTAGTFTVEGDCSSASYFWATAALTGGEVRTEPVFRESYQGDAEFLKVLSAMGCSIVRDERSVTVVGPEELLAVDVDMNAMPDMVPTLAVLAAFASGKTVIRRVGHLRIKESDRLRAVASELGKLGVRVEEGEDFLVIYGGTAKKGADIETYDDHRVAMAFSLAGLKIPGVRIKNPDVVKKSFPEYWFVWERFVYGF from the coding sequence ATGACCGATATAGTTAAGGAAATTATCCCCTGTGACCATAAAGTTTCTGGCGTAGTTTCTCTTCCTGGTTCAAAATCTATGACTCATCGAGCAATGCTCATGGCGGCTCTTGCTGATGGACCCAGCACTATTCTTAATCCTCTTCGCTCAGAAGATACACTCTATACGGCACAGGCTCTGGAACAGTTGGGATGTAAACTTGAATGGATTCTGGAGAAAGAAGAAATAAAGCTTCGTATTTCTCCTCTTCCTGTGAATGAGAGGAAATCAAATGCCGAGCTTGTTCGTCTTTTTGTGGGAAATAGCGGCACAACCATGCGTCTTCTTCTGGGGTTTTTGGGAGCAGTTCGCGGTTGCTTTGTGCTTGATGGTTCGGCTCGGATGAGAGAACGCCCTGTTGGACCCGTTGCCGAATCGATGAGCCAGCTCGGAGTAAGATGCCGCTTCCTCGAAAAGGATGGTTATCCGCCGGTTGAAGTTTTTTCGCAGGGGCTTAATGGTGGTCATGTCCTGGTGGATGCTCGAAAAAGTAGCCAGTTTCTTTCGGCGGTTTTGATAGCCGCTCCCAGAGCTTCTTCTGACGTGATAGTAAAGTGGCTTGAACCTGTTGCTTCCTTTCCTTATGTTGTCATGACGCTCAGGATGATGAAGGAGCGAGGGATAGAAATCAGGGAACTGAGTTATAACGAGCTTCTCATCCCAGCTCCACAGACCTACACAGCTGGAACTTTCACAGTAGAGGGTGACTGTTCCTCGGCTTCCTATTTCTGGGCGACGGCGGCTTTAACGGGTGGGGAGGTGCGCACGGAACCAGTCTTTCGGGAGAGTTATCAGGGCGATGCTGAATTTCTTAAGGTTCTTTCAGCTATGGGGTGTTCTATTGTTCGAGATGAACGGTCAGTTACAGTAGTAGGACCTGAAGAACTCTTAGCTGTTGATGTTGATATGAATGCCATGCCGGATATGGTGCCGACTCTTGCGGTTCTTGCGGCTTTTGCGTCCGGGAAGACCGTTATTCGTCGAGTAGGTCATCTCAGAATTAAGGAATCCGATCGCTTAAGGGCGGTAGCTTCAGAATTAGGAAAGCTTGGCGTTAGAGTGGAGGAAGGCGAGGATTTTCTTGTTATCTACGGAGGGACGGCAAAAAAAGGAGCAGATATTGAAACCTATGATGACCATCGTGTTGCCATGGCTTTTTCACTTGCAGGGCTTAAGATTCCGGGAGTTCGAATAAAGAATCCAGATGTGGTAAAGAAATCCTTTCCAGAATACTGGTTCGTTTGGGAACGGTTTGTATATGGATTTTAA
- the aroE gene encoding shikimate dehydrogenase — MIRPAQERLFGVIGSPVGHSLSPVMMNRAFEVCGLNCRYLAMEVTDLKEDLPILARVGFDGLSVTVPHKERVMEFIVNVDQEVKVIGAVNTLKRLDEGWEGRNTDWIGVVRSLETAVSSQKVEPFPDGFWAGKRALVVGAGGAARAVCYALKKMGMKVTVSNRTPGKAENLCRDFSCNSVPLNELGNFQAGAWDVIIQTTPVGMTGYDEKSSPVPPALFAPGVVAMDVVYTPRWTVFLREAKERGATVVFGLDMLLYQGVAQFEWWFGIPAPLEAMRKALEDAISGTF; from the coding sequence ATGATCCGCCCGGCTCAGGAAAGACTCTTTGGGGTCATAGGTTCTCCGGTTGGGCACAGCCTCAGCCCTGTAATGATGAATCGAGCCTTCGAAGTATGCGGGTTGAATTGCCGCTATCTGGCAATGGAAGTTACAGACCTCAAAGAGGATCTGCCGATTTTAGCCAGAGTAGGCTTTGATGGCTTAAGCGTTACGGTGCCTCATAAGGAACGAGTAATGGAATTTATTGTAAATGTTGATCAGGAAGTAAAAGTTATAGGGGCTGTGAACACTCTTAAGCGTCTTGATGAAGGTTGGGAGGGGAGGAATACTGACTGGATCGGAGTGGTAAGATCTCTAGAGACAGCAGTTTCATCTCAGAAAGTAGAGCCATTCCCGGATGGTTTCTGGGCTGGGAAGAGAGCCCTTGTGGTGGGGGCAGGGGGAGCTGCCAGGGCAGTTTGTTACGCTCTTAAGAAGATGGGCATGAAAGTTACAGTTTCCAACAGAACTCCTGGGAAAGCTGAAAATCTCTGCCGTGATTTTTCCTGCAACTCCGTGCCATTAAATGAGCTGGGGAATTTTCAAGCCGGCGCCTGGGATGTGATTATTCAAACCACGCCCGTGGGGATGACCGGATACGATGAAAAATCTTCCCCTGTTCCGCCAGCACTTTTTGCTCCCGGCGTGGTGGCTATGGACGTGGTTTATACTCCACGATGGACGGTTTTTCTGCGGGAAGCGAAAGAGCGTGGCGCCACAGTAGTATTTGGCCTGGATATGTTACTTTATCAGGGAGTTGCTCAGTTTGAGTGGTGGTTTGGCATTCCGGCGCCTCTGGAAGCCATGAGAAAAGCTCTGGAGGATGCCATTTCAGGCACTTTTTAG
- the pheA gene encoding prephenate dehydratase: MSEELEKLRRLIDEVDERILECLAERMRLSKAIGEVKRKEGLPLFDADREEALIKKLVVSNKEPLLEPTFLRSIYREIFAASRSLQYTLSVAYLGPEWTYSHVAARFMFGNSVEYIPFPTLSDVFDAAFRNLCSIAVVPIENSLEGSIGVTMDFLFDYDLSILRESYVAMEYVLAVADESSSVIREVYAHPRAMNQCRKWLAEHVGSVNYVECASTAEAAMRCKEKASPGTAALCNLFAARHYGLYVMAQNIADYPGAVTRFVALGRAQTEPTGNDKTSIVFAIYHTPGTLYKALEPFAKHGVNLSRIESRPNRRLPKHYLFFVDLEGHRLDPLVSKALEEMERNVSILKVLGSYPKASIDEPVRVHGEMVRTET, from the coding sequence ATGAGTGAAGAACTGGAGAAGTTACGCCGGCTTATTGATGAAGTTGACGAACGTATATTGGAATGCCTTGCCGAAAGAATGAGACTTTCTAAGGCTATCGGCGAAGTTAAAAGAAAGGAAGGGCTTCCTCTTTTTGACGCTGATCGCGAAGAAGCGTTAATCAAAAAACTTGTTGTTTCGAATAAGGAGCCGCTCTTAGAACCGACTTTTTTGCGATCCATTTATAGAGAAATATTCGCCGCTTCTAGATCTCTACAATACACTTTAAGCGTTGCTTATCTCGGTCCCGAGTGGACCTATTCACACGTCGCTGCCAGATTTATGTTCGGAAACAGTGTCGAATATATTCCGTTTCCTACACTTTCTGACGTTTTTGATGCAGCTTTCCGCAATCTTTGTTCCATAGCCGTTGTTCCCATAGAAAATTCCCTTGAAGGAAGTATTGGTGTGACGATGGATTTTCTCTTTGATTACGATCTTTCGATCCTTCGGGAGAGCTATGTTGCTATGGAATATGTGCTGGCTGTGGCGGATGAGTCCTCTTCTGTTATCAGGGAAGTTTATGCTCACCCAAGAGCTATGAATCAATGCAGGAAGTGGCTTGCGGAGCATGTGGGATCGGTAAATTATGTGGAATGCGCCTCCACTGCTGAAGCTGCAATGCGTTGTAAGGAAAAAGCTTCTCCAGGAACAGCCGCTCTGTGTAATTTATTCGCAGCTCGCCATTACGGCCTCTATGTTATGGCTCAAAATATTGCCGATTATCCGGGAGCCGTTACAAGATTTGTGGCTCTCGGTAGAGCTCAGACGGAACCAACAGGAAACGATAAAACCTCCATTGTGTTTGCTATCTACCACACCCCGGGGACTCTCTATAAGGCTCTGGAGCCTTTTGCAAAACACGGCGTAAACCTGAGCCGTATAGAGTCCAGGCCCAACCGAAGGCTCCCAAAGCATTATCTGTTTTTTGTTGACCTTGAAGGACATCGGCTGGATCCTTTAGTTAGTAAAGCCCTGGAGGAGATGGAGCGTAATGTATCAATACTTAAAGTTTTGGGTTCTTACCCAAAGGCTTCCATAGACGAGCCTGTAAGAGTTCACGGTGAAATGGTCAGAACCGAAACTTAA
- a CDS encoding 3-dehydroquinate synthase II, producing the protein MAKLMWLFLGKWDHDLVTSAIELGVDGIVSPEELTRRIKELGRITVVSSNGDLAPGKDVFFEEIKSSEDMLRILERLRHGIVCLRQPDWNIIAVENLVAAGGKLLLGVRSLDETRLALTILEKGVSGVLVETDDPNILRGIASLVKGMGETFQIQEAVVTSVEPVGLGDRVCVDMAMMLGPGEGLLVGDTSSFLFLVHGETIENPYAAPRPFRVNAGGVHAYTRIPGGKTRYLAELRSGDPVLVVSHDGKAQEAAVGRVKIERRPLLIIKAQLASKSDDGLSLVRTSQKGSLILQNAETIRLVSPSGKPISVVELKKGDRVLVVTDVPGRHFGIAVEETISEK; encoded by the coding sequence ATGGCAAAGCTAATGTGGCTTTTCCTGGGAAAATGGGATCATGACCTTGTTACTTCGGCTATTGAATTGGGTGTGGATGGCATCGTGAGTCCCGAAGAACTCACACGTCGCATAAAAGAACTGGGACGTATAACTGTCGTATCTTCAAATGGCGATCTCGCACCGGGAAAGGACGTTTTCTTTGAGGAAATAAAATCTTCCGAAGATATGCTAAGAATTTTGGAGCGTCTCAGGCATGGTATTGTATGTTTACGCCAGCCAGATTGGAACATTATCGCGGTGGAAAACCTGGTTGCTGCGGGAGGAAAGCTACTCCTGGGGGTGCGTAGTCTTGATGAAACTCGGCTTGCTCTAACCATTCTCGAGAAAGGCGTCTCCGGCGTTCTGGTGGAAACCGATGATCCGAACATTCTGCGAGGGATTGCCAGTCTTGTCAAAGGCATGGGAGAAACATTTCAGATACAGGAAGCCGTTGTAACATCGGTTGAACCTGTTGGGCTTGGTGATAGAGTCTGTGTTGATATGGCTATGATGCTTGGGCCGGGCGAGGGGCTTCTTGTGGGAGATACGAGCTCTTTTCTGTTTTTGGTGCATGGCGAGACGATAGAAAACCCTTACGCGGCACCGCGACCTTTCCGGGTAAATGCCGGAGGAGTTCATGCTTACACCCGCATTCCCGGTGGAAAAACAAGGTATCTTGCGGAACTGAGGTCGGGAGATCCTGTTCTGGTGGTTTCGCATGATGGTAAAGCTCAAGAAGCAGCGGTTGGACGAGTCAAAATTGAGCGTCGCCCACTTCTTATTATAAAGGCTCAGCTTGCTTCTAAATCTGATGATGGACTTTCTCTTGTAAGAACCTCCCAAAAAGGAAGCCTCATTTTGCAAAATGCCGAAACTATACGGCTCGTTAGTCCATCGGGGAAACCTATCTCGGTTGTGGAATTAAAAAAGGGAGACCGAGTCCTTGTTGTGACTGATGTCCCGGGGCGTCATTTTGGAATTGCCGTTGAAGAAACGATTTCCGAAAAGTAG